The region TTGCGCCGTTAGTTCAGTTGGTAGAACGCAGGTCTCCAAAACCTGATGTCGGGGGTTCGAGTCCTCCACGGCGCGTCCGATGAATCCCGTTGTGTAGTTTCCCGGTTCTGAGCATGGAGTTGGATCTTCAACCTGGTGATGTCGTGAAGGTGCTCGAGTCAGCCGCCCTCGGCTGGGTTCGTGCCCGCGTGATTCGCGTCAAATCAGGTGGACGCGTGGTCGTGCAGAGCGATCAAGGTCGGGAGTTCACCGCCCGAGGCAATCAAGTCCGGCTGATTGAGCCTGCGGGCTTCCGTCCCTGATCGCTGAGCGGCTTCATCCGCAAACCCCCGATGACTTCGTCCTTGGGGGTTTTGTTGTGCCCAGACTGCAACAATGCTGATCAGCACAGCAATTGAACGGAATTGTTGACGGAGGGCAGGGCGAGGGTCAATACTGATTTGGTCGCGCAGGCGACACAGATCAGATTCCACAAGGCGAGTCCTTCGTGTCTGAGTCAGGTCTGGGACCGTAGTTCAACCGGTTAGAGCACCGCCCTGTCACGGCGGAAGTTGCGGGTTCGAATCCCGTCGGTCCCGTTCTCACCACCCGAAACCGCAATGGTGCGCGTTCGTCTGGCCCCCAGCCCCACGGGCACGCTTCACATCGGTACAGCACGTACAGCTGTGTTCAACTGGTTGTATGCACGGCGCCAGCAGGGGTCGTTCCTGCTGAGAATCGAAGATACCGATAAAGAACGATCCAAGCCTGAATACACCCAGAACATCCTTGAGGGTCTGCGCTGGCTTGGAATCGACTGGGATGAAGAGCCGTTGATCCAGAGCGAACAGGTGCAGCAGCACCGTGCCGCGATCGAAACGCTCTTGAAGAAGGGTCTGGCCTATCGCTGCTATGCCAACGAGGCCGAACTGGACTCCATGCGCGAGGCCCAGAAGGCCAGCAACCAGGCACCCCGCTACGACAACCGCCACCGCAATCTCACCCCGGAACAGGAAGCGGCCTTCCAGGCGGAAGGACGGGACGCTGTGATCCGTTTCCGCATCGATGACAACGCTGAGATCCGCTGGAACGACATGGTGCGTGGCGCCATGTCCTGGCGTGGTGCGGACCTCGGTGGTGACATGGTCGTGGCCCGCAGGGCTCCTGCCGATCAGAT is a window of Synechococcus sp. A15-24 DNA encoding:
- a CDS encoding hyperconserved protein Hcp; translated protein: MELDLQPGDVVKVLESAALGWVRARVIRVKSGGRVVVQSDQGREFTARGNQVRLIEPAGFRP